From a single Methanomicrobium sp. W14 genomic region:
- a CDS encoding methyl-accepting chemotaxis protein produces MKFEGLQKLMSADETADEKLKLLAYHYNERLKEQALVNEVSKFLFDTTLEREYILMKVVELVPPGWQYPEITVARFKYKNYDIKSLNFRETPWKQRVSFVDANGEGGYLDVLYLEEKPGDYEGPFLKEERNLINVIGSMLPASMNIFNRNEETNRAIEDIIYISKEIEHGNIENRITVSRHSGDLKKVVEGVNSILDSYSVPFKKMVETLEEYSRCNFSSAINDVKGFEGDFISLKNSINALGSKIGEVVKEIARIADEFNRGNFRTKVDERLSFEGDMASIKESLNNVGGVFSHTVSEVRASVELINRNSTDVGRSAGDMSEAAEKVAMSASNSAGLTKKLNNSIEKINEQILDLSSSNQEISSAARHVMKQTNHVVDIGKTAQSSGDDSRKMMNSVKKIAGGSVNEINSLSEQINTVGKVVKLINDITGQINLLALNAAIEAARAGEHGRGFAVVAGEVKNLAGEARAATDNIESVVSAVQQSSEKTASAINKANSEIIKSVESVNKTLDGLNSIIDNAGKIDADVKRIVHAIEEQVNIANNVSNNTSELAGLTGDVSREIEELAALAEETSASVEEISAAINEVSSLAGGLSNDMKKYVI; encoded by the coding sequence ATGAAATTTGAAGGATTGCAGAAACTGATGTCTGCCGATGAAACGGCGGATGAAAAGCTGAAGCTTCTGGCCTACCATTACAACGAGCGCTTAAAAGAGCAGGCTCTTGTAAATGAAGTATCCAAATTCCTTTTTGATACGACTCTTGAAAGAGAATACATTCTCATGAAGGTAGTAGAGCTTGTTCCTCCGGGCTGGCAGTACCCCGAAATTACTGTAGCCAGGTTTAAATACAAAAATTATGACATAAAAAGTCTGAATTTCAGGGAAACTCCGTGGAAGCAGAGAGTATCCTTTGTTGACGCAAACGGCGAGGGGGGCTATCTTGACGTTTTGTATCTTGAAGAAAAGCCTGGGGACTACGAAGGGCCGTTTTTAAAAGAGGAAAGAAATCTGATAAACGTTATAGGCAGTATGCTGCCCGCTTCAATGAACATTTTCAACAGAAACGAGGAGACAAACAGGGCAATAGAAGATATCATATATATCTCAAAAGAGATCGAGCACGGAAATATAGAAAACCGTATAACGGTTTCCAGGCATTCCGGAGACCTGAAAAAGGTTGTTGAGGGCGTAAACAGTATTCTTGATTCTTATTCTGTACCTTTCAAAAAGATGGTTGAAACACTGGAAGAATACTCAAGGTGCAATTTTTCTTCCGCTATAAATGACGTAAAAGGTTTTGAAGGGGACTTCATCTCACTAAAGAACAGCATCAATGCCCTGGGGTCCAAAATCGGAGAGGTAGTAAAAGAGATAGCAAGAATTGCTGATGAGTTTAACAGGGGAAATTTCCGCACGAAAGTTGATGAAAGACTATCCTTTGAAGGCGATATGGCTTCAATAAAGGAAAGCCTTAACAATGTAGGTGGAGTCTTCTCGCATACAGTTTCAGAGGTCAGGGCTTCTGTCGAACTTATAAACAGGAATTCAACCGATGTCGGGCGCAGTGCGGGCGATATGTCGGAGGCTGCGGAAAAGGTGGCAATGTCGGCGTCAAACTCTGCAGGGCTTACAAAAAAGCTTAATAACAGTATAGAAAAGATAAACGAACAGATTCTTGACCTCTCTTCTTCAAACCAGGAGATATCCTCGGCTGCCCGCCATGTTATGAAGCAGACCAATCATGTGGTCGATATAGGAAAGACTGCACAGTCTTCCGGAGACGATTCAAGAAAGATGATGAACAGCGTCAAGAAGATTGCGGGAGGAAGTGTTAATGAAATCAACTCCCTTTCCGAGCAGATAAATACGGTCGGAAAGGTTGTAAAGCTTATCAACGATATTACCGGTCAGATAAATCTTCTTGCACTAAATGCCGCAATCGAAGCCGCACGTGCAGGGGAACACGGGAGAGGCTTTGCAGTCGTTGCCGGAGAGGTCAAAAATCTTGCCGGAGAAGCGAGAGCTGCAACTGACAACATAGAAAGTGTTGTTTCTGCAGTCCAGCAGTCAAGTGAAAAGACCGCCTCTGCAATAAACAAGGCCAACTCTGAGATAATCAAAAGTGTTGAAAGCGTCAACAAGACGCTTGACGGCTTAAATTCAATAATTGACAATGCCGGAAAAATAGACGCTGATGTCAAAAGAATCGTTCATGCCATTGAAGAGCAGGTAAATATAGCAAACAACGTTTCGAATAACACGTCGGAGCTGGCAGGACTTACGGGCGATGTCTCACGCGAGATAGAGGAGCTTGCAGCTCTTGCAGAAGAGACCAGTGCCTCGGTTGAAGAGATAAGCGCTGCAATCAATGAGGTATCCTCTCTTGCCGGCGGTCTTTCGAATGATATGAAAAAGTATGTTATCTGA
- a CDS encoding transketolase C-terminal domain-containing protein, with translation MLTVSTGNKAVATAVKDAKPVVVAAYPITPQTEVVEETANYVATKQLDAHYIPVESEHSSMGACIGASATGVRTFTATSSHGLVYMCEMLHMSAGARLPIVMANANRALGPGWNIGAEHSDSMSMRDTGWLQVYVSTVQEAYDMTLMAFRIAENNNVLLPVMINLDGFLLTHITQPLETVEPGDFIPPINLPHAIDINNPGGYGTLTPSDEHFKFRYDIQRAMRDSVAVIRDTQAEFGKRFGRTYDIYEEYRTEDAEIVVIAMGTMAKEAEVAADLLRKEGIKAGCIRVRWFRPFPDLSDAVKGKDVVVIDRDCSFGYGGILANEIRAKTGCSPFSVIAGLGGQEVTYDDIAGFVRRRKAGEEFWFGVDE, from the coding sequence ATGCTGACGGTATCTACCGGAAACAAGGCCGTAGCAACGGCTGTAAAGGATGCAAAGCCGGTCGTTGTAGCTGCATATCCTATAACTCCCCAGACCGAGGTCGTTGAGGAGACCGCAAACTATGTCGCAACAAAACAGCTTGATGCACACTATATCCCCGTTGAGTCCGAGCACTCGTCTATGGGTGCATGCATAGGTGCTTCTGCAACAGGAGTCCGGACTTTTACTGCAACAAGTTCGCACGGACTTGTATACATGTGCGAGATGCTTCATATGTCCGCCGGTGCACGTCTTCCCATAGTAATGGCGAACGCCAACCGTGCACTGGGACCTGGCTGGAATATCGGAGCGGAGCATTCCGATTCCATGTCGATGAGAGACACCGGGTGGCTCCAGGTCTACGTTTCAACGGTTCAGGAAGCCTATGACATGACACTTATGGCTTTCCGTATTGCAGAGAACAACAATGTCCTCCTGCCCGTCATGATAAACCTTGACGGGTTTTTGCTGACTCATATTACGCAGCCTCTTGAGACTGTAGAGCCCGGCGACTTTATCCCGCCGATAAATCTGCCGCATGCAATAGACATCAACAATCCCGGCGGCTACGGTACCCTGACCCCTTCGGATGAGCACTTCAAATTCAGGTATGACATCCAGCGTGCGATGAGGGATTCAGTGGCCGTCATAAGAGATACACAGGCTGAATTCGGGAAACGCTTCGGTAGAACTTACGATATCTACGAGGAATACAGGACAGAGGATGCCGAAATTGTTGTCATTGCAATGGGCACGATGGCAAAAGAGGCAGAAGTCGCAGCAGACCTCTTAAGGAAGGAAGGAATAAAAGCCGGATGCATCCGTGTCCGCTGGTTCAGGCCTTTCCCCGATTTAAGCGATGCAGTAAAAGGAAAGGATGTCGTTGTGATAGACCGTGACTGTTCGTTCGGTTACGGCGGAATTCTTGCAAACGAGATCCGGGCAAAGACGGGATGCTCTCCTTTCAGCGTGATTGCAGGTCTTGGCGGTCAGGAAGTCACTTATGATGATATTGCAGGCTTTGTCAGGAGAAGGAAAGCCGGTGAAGAGTTCTGGTTCGGAGTTGATGAGTGA
- a CDS encoding thiamine pyrophosphate-dependent enzyme, with product MADIPEEEFILKTTSACAGCSASLILRYVTKAAGKDTVLVVPACCTSVIQGKYPDTAVNIPVYNVAFASAAAVASGMSEAFRAVGKKTNVICFAGDGGTVDIGIQALSGALERGTDFLYVCYDNEAYSNTGMQRSGATPIGARTTTTPLGKTEYKKDLDAIVQAHNPVYMATACSAYPVDLYNKVKKALSIPGPKFMHVLTPCPPGWRYPSEKTIEVGKLAVKSGMWVLYEREYGKLSVTGASKTAMKKRIPVTAYLGMQGRFKTASDNDIKILQEHVDMNMKRLEQEEKGVC from the coding sequence TTGGCTGACATTCCTGAGGAGGAATTTATATTAAAAACAACATCGGCATGTGCAGGGTGTAGTGCCTCTCTTATTCTCCGCTATGTCACAAAAGCGGCAGGAAAAGACACTGTCCTTGTCGTTCCCGCATGCTGTACAAGTGTAATTCAGGGAAAATATCCCGATACGGCTGTGAATATACCGGTATATAACGTTGCTTTTGCATCCGCGGCTGCTGTCGCATCCGGTATGAGCGAAGCTTTCAGGGCTGTAGGGAAAAAGACCAATGTCATCTGTTTTGCAGGTGACGGCGGAACCGTGGATATCGGAATACAGGCGTTATCCGGAGCTTTGGAGCGTGGAACAGACTTCTTGTACGTCTGTTATGACAATGAGGCCTATTCCAACACTGGTATGCAGAGGTCAGGTGCGACTCCTATCGGTGCAAGGACGACCACAACGCCTCTCGGAAAGACTGAATATAAAAAAGACCTTGATGCGATTGTTCAGGCGCACAATCCTGTATATATGGCGACTGCGTGCAGTGCCTACCCTGTTGACCTGTATAATAAGGTAAAAAAGGCCCTTTCGATACCCGGCCCAAAGTTTATGCACGTTTTGACACCGTGTCCTCCCGGGTGGAGATATCCGTCTGAAAAGACTATCGAAGTTGGAAAACTGGCGGTTAAGTCCGGGATGTGGGTCCTTTATGAACGTGAATACGGAAAGCTTTCCGTGACCGGTGCCTCAAAGACTGCAATGAAAAAGAGAATACCGGTAACCGCCTATCTGGGAATGCAGGGCCGGTTTAAGACTGCATCGGATAATGACATAAAAATTCTTCAGGAGCATGTCGATATGAACATGAAAAGGCTTGAACAGGAGGAAAAAGGAGTATGCTGA
- a CDS encoding Xaa-Pro peptidase family protein has product MINSLDQSLEAANSKAYVMVASSENPDMRYLTGFSVTDPLIYIRRHGGRGQLIVPQMEKDRALSESKCDVITRGEAGYFDYLKSAPDPYTAQAEMISYVAGGDILVPADFPVILARELEKFCRVSVDRGTVEKMRSVKTPGEIEKIRECQKANDAVMEFAVNKISAALVKNGELYDGKTRMTSSYLRGEIECFLLKRGFLARDTIVSCGTETAMPHCTGKGVLLENEPILMDIFPSDLKTGYYSDMTRTVVKGEPSPEIEDIFKTVSEAKKLGENMVSAGITGKSVHDAVSKFFEESGYHTGTEGFVHSLGHGVGLAIHESPSLSPSGGELECGNIVTVEPGLYYRKYGGVRLEDMGLVEKNGFDCFTKSKEELRV; this is encoded by the coding sequence ATGATAAATTCTTTAGACCAGTCTCTTGAGGCTGCAAATTCAAAAGCTTACGTTATGGTTGCATCTTCCGAAAATCCTGATATGCGCTATCTTACAGGTTTTTCGGTGACCGACCCCCTTATCTATATCAGGCGTCATGGCGGTCGTGGTCAGCTTATAGTCCCGCAGATGGAAAAGGATCGCGCACTGTCCGAGTCGAAATGCGATGTAATCACAAGGGGAGAAGCAGGCTATTTCGATTACCTGAAATCCGCACCTGACCCTTATACGGCCCAGGCAGAGATGATCTCCTATGTCGCCGGAGGCGACATACTTGTACCCGCGGATTTTCCCGTTATTCTTGCAAGAGAACTTGAAAAGTTCTGCAGGGTAAGCGTTGACCGGGGCACGGTTGAGAAGATGCGCTCTGTAAAGACTCCGGGAGAGATTGAAAAAATCCGCGAATGCCAGAAGGCGAATGATGCAGTGATGGAGTTTGCGGTGAATAAAATCTCGGCTGCACTGGTTAAAAACGGAGAGCTGTATGACGGAAAAACACGTATGACTTCTTCGTATCTCAGGGGTGAAATAGAGTGTTTTCTCTTAAAAAGAGGATTTCTTGCAAGAGACACCATAGTCTCCTGTGGGACTGAGACCGCAATGCCCCACTGTACCGGAAAAGGTGTTCTTCTTGAAAATGAGCCGATTTTAATGGACATCTTCCCAAGCGACCTGAAAACCGGTTATTACTCGGATATGACCCGGACTGTGGTAAAAGGAGAACCCTCACCTGAAATAGAGGATATATTCAAGACCGTATCTGAAGCAAAAAAGCTCGGTGAGAATATGGTTAGTGCGGGTATAACCGGAAAATCAGTCCATGATGCAGTTTCAAAGTTTTTTGAAGAGTCCGGATATCATACCGGTACCGAAGGATTTGTCCACAGCCTTGGTCATGGTGTAGGTCTTGCGATACATGAGTCCCCGTCCCTTTCACCCTCAGGCGGAGAACTTGAGTGCGGAAACATAGTGACAGTGGAGCCCGGTCTGTACTACAGAAAATACGGCGGGGTAAGACTTGAGGATATGGGGCTTGTTGAAAAGAATGGATTTGACTGTTTTACAAAATCAAAAGAGGAGCTAAGAGTATAA
- a CDS encoding 4Fe-4S binding protein has translation MSAKLAISRPKKGASGNTGSWRTFRPVVSDEKCSRCGNCYLYCPDGAVDTEFVIDYDFCKGCGICVEVCPKKAIIMVRED, from the coding sequence ATGAGTGCAAAACTCGCCATATCAAGACCTAAAAAGGGAGCTTCCGGAAATACCGGGTCATGGAGAACGTTTCGGCCTGTTGTATCTGATGAAAAATGTAGCAGGTGCGGAAACTGTTATCTCTACTGCCCGGACGGCGCGGTAGATACAGAATTTGTCATAGACTATGACTTCTGCAAGGGATGCGGCATATGCGTAGAGGTCTGCCCGAAAAAAGCGATAATTATGGTTCGTGAAGACTAA
- a CDS encoding winged helix-turn-helix transcriptional regulator, whose amino-acid sequence MLQKLLNEIELVGRHLEVIRVVQKNQPIGIMKLSEILGIPSHRVRYSLKVLEQLGYIRASPSGAVATEKASDLIDNLDREIDSLISQLESIRNSSPD is encoded by the coding sequence TTGCTTCAAAAACTGCTTAACGAGATAGAACTTGTCGGAAGACACCTTGAGGTAATAAGGGTTGTACAGAAAAACCAGCCCATCGGAATAATGAAGCTCTCGGAGATACTTGGCATTCCGTCTCACAGGGTGCGCTATTCACTGAAGGTCTTAGAACAGCTCGGTTACATCCGGGCTTCGCCTTCTGGGGCTGTAGCAACGGAAAAAGCCTCGGATCTGATAGATAATCTGGACAGGGAGATCGATTCCCTTATCTCACAGCTTGAGTCTATAAGGAACAGCAGTCCAGATTAA
- a CDS encoding 2-oxoacid:acceptor oxidoreductase family protein encodes MYEIRLHSRGGQGGVTAAKLLAQAAFLDGKYATATPLYGAERRGAPVVSFIRIDDEPVRIYSQIRKPDLVIVLDASVMQTVDVMHGIKPDGKVLINSPHKMEFGGHKVYNVDLTGVALSLDLVVAGNPILNTPLLGAVAKMGLVSRESVRKAIAGSFKDKRNADAALKAYEELVL; translated from the coding sequence ATGTATGAAATAAGACTTCACTCAAGGGGGGGCCAGGGCGGTGTGACTGCTGCAAAACTCCTTGCCCAGGCAGCTTTTCTTGACGGGAAATATGCAACAGCAACTCCTCTTTATGGTGCCGAAAGGCGTGGTGCACCCGTGGTTTCATTCATAAGAATAGACGATGAGCCTGTAAGGATTTACTCGCAGATAAGAAAGCCTGACCTTGTGATAGTCCTTGACGCCTCGGTTATGCAGACTGTTGATGTTATGCACGGTATAAAGCCTGACGGGAAAGTCCTGATAAACAGTCCTCATAAAATGGAGTTTGGTGGTCATAAAGTCTATAATGTGGACCTTACCGGAGTTGCCCTGTCTCTTGACCTTGTAGTCGCAGGAAATCCTATATTAAATACACCTCTTCTGGGTGCCGTGGCGAAGATGGGCCTTGTGTCCCGGGAGTCGGTAAGAAAAGCCATAGCTGGTTCGTTTAAAGATAAAAGAAATGCTGATGCCGCACTTAAGGCATACGAGGAGCTGGTGTTATGA
- the map gene encoding type II methionyl aminopeptidase produces MDDEILDYYIQAGKIAKKCLDKAASKVKPGVLILDFVNETEESILNEGAGIAFPLNISRNEAAAHDTASEGDMREFMAGDVVKVDLGAHINGYVADTAVTVDLGNNKNLIEASKKALEKAISLVKPGITTGEIGTAVQAEIEKLGFLPVSNLTGHGLGNFLLHGIPTIPNVAIKGGTVIEEGMAFAIEPFATTGSGQVSDGQRMEIFSQISKKPVRLPSERKLMKEIEERKSLPFSRRWYRDLNSDINIVRLCQKGILRGYPVLHDIPGSLVSQREHTMIVTEDGCIVTTA; encoded by the coding sequence ATGGATGACGAGATACTTGACTACTACATTCAGGCAGGCAAAATAGCGAAAAAATGTCTTGACAAAGCGGCTTCAAAAGTAAAGCCCGGTGTTTTGATACTTGATTTCGTCAACGAAACCGAGGAAAGCATATTAAACGAAGGAGCTGGAATTGCATTTCCTCTGAATATTTCACGAAACGAGGCCGCGGCGCATGATACGGCTTCAGAAGGAGATATGAGGGAATTTATGGCAGGCGATGTCGTAAAGGTTGACCTCGGCGCTCATATAAACGGTTATGTGGCTGACACCGCGGTTACAGTTGACCTCGGAAACAACAAAAATTTGATTGAAGCCTCGAAAAAAGCCCTTGAAAAAGCAATTTCTCTTGTAAAACCTGGTATTACGACAGGAGAGATAGGGACGGCTGTTCAGGCCGAGATAGAAAAACTCGGGTTTTTGCCGGTATCAAACCTGACCGGTCACGGACTTGGCAACTTCCTGCTTCATGGAATTCCGACGATACCTAATGTGGCAATAAAAGGCGGGACTGTAATTGAAGAAGGTATGGCGTTTGCAATAGAGCCTTTTGCAACCACTGGCAGTGGGCAGGTATCGGACGGTCAGAGAATGGAGATATTCAGCCAGATCTCAAAAAAACCGGTCCGGCTTCCGAGCGAGAGAAAACTGATGAAAGAAATTGAAGAAAGAAAAAGTCTGCCGTTCTCCCGCAGGTGGTACAGGGATTTAAACTCCGATATAAACATAGTTAGACTCTGTCAGAAGGGGATCCTGAGAGGATACCCGGTTCTGCACGACATTCCGGGATCACTTGTGTCGCAGAGGGAGCACACGATGATTGTCACAGAAGACGGCTGCATTGTGACAACAGCCTGA
- a CDS encoding ATP-binding protein — protein MSSETDEKSLDIMEFLLTAEILNKYDTLNMDDLPPKLRKIAGEKGCNIDVERPVIISESVAEKVLGISGAYSYVSSNPFVKFDDFGKRLSISALDAAAGWFFRQNTTDRIKANPVLAYYYEHMNMGGISYQESSESISRYRDSKEYLEARVDGIVGDDEELKAARGLILISSPEEGEYSLADLVCTPRQEETIRKIDIALKNLDYLRERRIYEIGKLLFVGPPGTGKTSLALAMSKKLKMPLLEVRLAMVTSQYLGETSKNIDRIFDLARRLSPCILFIDEFDFVARSRITEDNGAMKRAVNMLLKNIDTISFVKNGVLLIGATNHPAMLDEAAWRRFDDVVEFPLPDLEMRKEILLKITKELDCTCNYDELAEDTEGFTGADLKIMIKESVISALMRDSFVMDESDIEQGMGIVRDRDNIRQSVSI, from the coding sequence ATGTCATCAGAAACAGATGAAAAGTCCCTGGATATAATGGAATTCTTACTGACGGCGGAGATACTGAATAAATATGATACACTGAATATGGATGATCTCCCGCCTAAACTCAGAAAAATTGCCGGTGAAAAGGGATGCAATATAGATGTCGAAAGGCCTGTCATAATAAGCGAAAGCGTTGCGGAGAAGGTTCTGGGAATCTCCGGCGCATACTCCTATGTAAGCAGCAACCCCTTCGTAAAGTTTGACGATTTCGGCAAAAGGCTCAGTATATCCGCGCTTGATGCCGCTGCAGGGTGGTTTTTCAGGCAGAATACGACTGACCGCATAAAAGCCAACCCGGTTCTTGCATACTACTACGAACATATGAACATGGGCGGGATCTCATATCAGGAGTCCTCAGAGTCTATTTCAAGGTACCGTGATTCAAAGGAATATCTTGAAGCGAGGGTAGACGGAATTGTCGGAGATGACGAGGAGCTGAAAGCTGCAAGAGGCCTGATTCTTATAAGTTCCCCTGAAGAAGGGGAATACTCTCTTGCAGACCTTGTATGCACCCCGAGACAGGAGGAGACCATAAGAAAGATTGATATTGCACTGAAAAATCTTGATTACCTGCGTGAACGCAGGATTTACGAGATAGGCAAGCTTCTCTTTGTAGGCCCTCCAGGAACCGGAAAAACCTCTCTTGCTCTTGCAATGTCAAAAAAACTGAAAATGCCTCTTTTGGAGGTAAGGCTTGCGATGGTAACCTCCCAGTACCTTGGTGAGACTTCAAAGAATATTGACAGGATATTTGACCTCGCAAGACGTCTTTCACCGTGCATACTCTTTATAGATGAGTTTGATTTTGTGGCAAGAAGCAGGATTACGGAGGACAACGGTGCGATGAAGCGTGCGGTAAATATGCTTCTTAAAAATATCGATACTATCAGTTTTGTTAAAAACGGAGTCCTTCTCATCGGTGCTACTAACCATCCTGCGATGCTTGATGAAGCTGCATGGAGAAGGTTTGACGATGTAGTCGAGTTCCCCCTGCCGGATTTGGAGATGAGAAAAGAAATACTTCTTAAAATAACAAAGGAACTTGACTGCACCTGCAATTACGATGAGCTTGCGGAGGATACCGAGGGCTTTACAGGTGCGGACCTGAAGATTATGATAAAAGAGTCAGTAATTTCGGCTCTGATGCGTGACAGTTTCGTAATGGACGAGTCTGATATAGAGCAGGGAATGGGCATAGTCCGCGACAGGGATAATATCAGGCAGAGCGTCTCAATATGA